In Venenivibrio stagnispumantis, a single window of DNA contains:
- a CDS encoding sigma-54-dependent transcriptional regulator — MNYKGYILVVDDEEDILFSIKEILEDEGYKVDIESSAEKAIQLVKENDYDLVISDLKIPKITGDKLLKEVKKINKNISFIILTAYGSIDVAVSCMKDGAFSFLTKPIDFNDEMVWKTIQEAVEKSKLLKENAKLKEEFSKQKIDFIITRNPLMKEIINYIQKIANFDFTVLIYGESGTGKELIARAIHQLSSRRNKPFLAVNCAAISKDIMESEFFGVKKGVYTGADEDRKGILEQAEGGTVFLDEISELPLDIQGKLLRFLQDKEIRKIGDVVSKKVDVRVIAATNKDLKKLVQEGKFREDLYFRLEGLKIEIPPLRERKDDIPLLVYHFIDKFNKKYMKEIKGVMPDALEAFIKYKWEGNVRQLENVINEASILAEDYIEMKHLPEYIRNYKSDEIIFDYNQAKKYYEYKFAQNYFRTLLAYTEGNISQAAKLANIERQSLQKLLKKYNIDPSEFRNKR, encoded by the coding sequence ATGAACTATAAAGGTTATATTTTAGTTGTTGATGATGAAGAAGATATTTTATTTTCCATAAAAGAGATATTGGAAGATGAAGGATATAAAGTAGATATAGAAAGCTCTGCTGAAAAAGCAATACAGCTTGTAAAGGAAAATGATTATGATTTAGTCATATCAGATTTAAAAATACCAAAAATTACCGGAGATAAATTACTAAAAGAAGTAAAAAAGATAAATAAAAATATCTCATTTATTATACTTACTGCTTATGGAAGTATAGATGTAGCAGTATCTTGTATGAAAGATGGAGCTTTTTCTTTTTTAACTAAACCTATTGATTTTAATGATGAAATGGTTTGGAAAACAATACAGGAAGCTGTTGAAAAATCAAAACTTTTAAAAGAAAATGCAAAATTAAAAGAAGAGTTTTCTAAACAAAAGATAGATTTTATAATAACAAGAAATCCTCTTATGAAAGAGATAATAAATTATATACAAAAGATAGCAAATTTTGATTTTACGGTGTTGATATACGGAGAAAGTGGAACCGGAAAAGAGCTTATAGCAAGGGCTATTCACCAGCTTAGTAGTAGGAGAAATAAACCATTTTTAGCTGTAAATTGTGCTGCAATATCAAAAGATATAATGGAATCTGAATTTTTCGGAGTTAAAAAAGGAGTATATACCGGAGCAGATGAAGACAGAAAAGGCATATTAGAACAGGCAGAAGGCGGAACTGTATTTCTTGATGAAATATCCGAACTACCTCTTGATATACAAGGCAAATTACTCAGATTTTTACAAGATAAAGAGATAAGAAAAATAGGAGATGTAGTTTCTAAAAAAGTAGATGTAAGAGTAATAGCAGCTACAAATAAAGATTTAAAAAAATTAGTCCAAGAAGGAAAATTTAGGGAAGATTTATATTTTAGATTAGAAGGTTTAAAGATAGAAATACCACCACTTAGGGAAAGAAAGGATGATATACCGCTTCTTGTATATCATTTTATAGATAAATTTAATAAAAAATATATGAAAGAGATAAAAGGAGTTATGCCCGATGCATTAGAGGCATTTATAAAATATAAATGGGAAGGTAATGTTAGACAGCTTGAAAATGTTATTAATGAAGCATCTATTTTGGCAGAAGATTATATTGAAATGAAGCATCTTCCTGAATATATTAGAAATTATAAATCAGATGAAATTATTTTTGATTATAATCAAGCAAAAAAATATTATGAATATAAATTTGCCCAAAATTATTTTAGAACATTGCTTGCATATACAGAAGGTAATATTTCACAGGCAGCAAAACTTGCAAATATAGAAAGACAATCTTTACAAAAATTATTAAAGAAATATAATATAGACCCATCAGAATTTAGAAATAAGAGGTGA